From the genome of Novosphingobium sp. P6W:
CATAGTCGCCGACCTTGCGATAGCTGGTCGAAGTCGGACGGAAATCCGCGCGTGAGCCACCGACGTAGGCCAGGTCTGCGCGCACCAGCCCGTTCCAGCCTCCCGAACCGAGCGCCCATTCGTATTGGCCGGCGAAGCTGATCGTGTGCGGCGCGATGAACGGGATCTTGTCGCCGCGCCGCGCGGTCGAGGCGAGCGGGGTGACGCCGTCGGGCACCTGGTCCTCGGTCAGCTTGGCGTCGGTGAAGGCGGCATTGACGTTGACCGTCAGTCCGCGCGTCGGGTTCAGCGTGGCTTCCGCCTCGATGCCCTTGATCCGCGCCGCACCGGCATTGCCCAAGTAGAGGAAGCTGCCGCTGTTGATGCTGACCTGCATGTCCGACCAGTCGGTGATGTAGCCGCTCAGGTTAAGGATCAGCGCATCACCGCCGAAGGAGGTCTTGATACCGCCTTCATACGTAGTCAGCTTGTCGGGGCTATAAGCCAGCGCCTGTGCAAGGCCCAGTACCTGGTTGACGCCGCCGGGCCGATACCCGGTCGCCACCTGACCGTATACGAGGACGTTGCTGGCCAGCTTCCAGCTGACGTTGCCCTTGTACAGCCAGCCGTTATTCTTGGTCTTGTAAGTAGCGAAGGGCGTCACGCGGGTCCGCAGGATGTCCAGGCCGATCGTGGTGTCGCCGCCCACGATCTTGTCGTAGCTGTAGTAGCGCCCCCCGCCGGTCAGGGTCAGCCCCTCGACCGGGGTAATGGCGATCTCGCCGAACACCGCCTTCTGCTTGAGGTGGTCTACGACGCGGCGCTGCAGCAGCGGCGCCGCGCCTTCTACCTGCGACCCGTCGGAGGCATTGGTGCGACGCGCTTCGGAAAGCACCTTGGCGTCGCGATCCTCGTAGAAACCTCCGACGGTCCACTGCAACCACGAGTTGCCGGTGGACTGCAGGCGCAATTCGTTGGTCCAGTCGGTGACCGATTGCGGCTGATAATAGATGACCGGCGTAAGGCCATCCACGTAGCGGTTGTACGCAGCGAAACCGGCCGGAGTGGCGCAAACCGCCCCGGTGAAGTGCGTGGCGCAGCCCGAAGCCGTACGGAAGCTGTTGAACAGAGGTGTCGGATCACGCGTCACCAGCGTGTCGCGGTCCTGGTAGCTTGACGTTGCGACGAGTTCGGCAAAGCCCAGGTCGGCATGGGCGGACAGACTGTAGAGGCGCTGCTTGTCCTCATAGGGCACCTGCGATGCGTTGACCGCGTTGTACTTGCCGGCGCTCGGCGACCAGGTGCTGGCGCCGCCCTCGGTGTAGAGGAAGTGCGCCCCGCCATCGATCGTCAGCCACGGCGCCGGGGTGAAGCGCACCAGAATGCGGCCACCGTCGCTGCGTTCCGAATTGATGCCCTTTAGGCCCAGGCCCGGATTGTAGACCCAGCCATCGCTCTGCCGCCGGAAATAGACGCTGCGCACTGCCAGCAGGTCCTTGACGATCGGCACATTGAGCGCAGCGTTGAGCTGGTAGCCCTCGCCGCCGCCTTCGGTGGTGGTGGCGCCGACATCGATATGGCCGCCGAACTCGGAGTCCGGCTTGCGAGTAACAAGGCGGATCGTGCCGCCCACCGCGCCAGCGCCGTAGAGCGTGCCCTGCGGCCCGCGCAGAACTTCGATGCGTTCGAGATCGAACAGCTTGAAGTCCGACTGGCTGCCGCCCGGATCGCTGGTGGTGCCGGGCGGGCCGGCAACCGGAGTCTCGTCGTAATAGATGCCCACTTGCGCGTCACCCGCACTGCGGATGCCGCGCAAGGTGATGCGCCGCTGGCCCGGCCCCGCATCGGTGATGGTGAGACTGGGCACCGCGCGGACCAAGTCGTTGGCGGAATCGATGTTCGCCGAACGCAGCGTGTCGTCCGAGATCGAAGTGATGCTGGCAGGCGCATCCTGCAACCTGACCGCGCGCTTGAGCGAGGTAACCACAATCTCTGCGCCGCCGCCGCTTCCAGCCCCGGATGCACTTTCGGCCGCGTCTTCCGCTGCCACCGCATTTGCGCCAAAACCGGAAACAAGGACACTGCCGAGCGTGGCGGCAACGGCGACATTCAAATACTTGGTCATGGATCCCCCTAATGATATGCGGGGATTTCCTAACAAGAACCATGCCAACGCCCTCCGCCCCCAAAACGATGGTTCGTCGTCCGACGCGCTGGTCATTGCCAGCCATCGCTACTGCGTAAAATGCGATATGTTGCGGAGATTGCAGCAAAAGCGCGCATTGGGGGCGCGTGTCCGAAACGGACTGTCAAATCGGGCTGTGACAGCTGCCGATAGTGCAGTGACAGCCAATTCTGCGCCCGGGATACGGCACGGGTTTCCGCGCACCTGATCGTCATCCCCGCGCGGGCGGGGATGCATTTCTCTGCTGGTGCAGTGGAGTATTTGTGTTTGCGAGGGCCGCGCCCAGGCGGGCGCCGCTATGGGCAATAGCGAACGCGGATTGCCCCGCGAGCTTGTGCTTGCGGGGTGTGATGGATGGTTGGTGTGTTGTTGTTAAGATTGGTTGCGGGGGCAGCAACCACACAATGACCATTACACAATTAAATTTATGTTTTATAAAGATATTTTGTTCAAATCTGAGCGCGCACCCCTCACGATACCCTTTTTGTCCGTCTAATGCGTCAGTACGCAAAATAAATGCGACAAACCGCCTTCCGCGAAGTCCGCGCAGCCACAGTTTCAATGTAGCGCCGGCAGCCCCAAGCGCCTCCAAAGCCTGCCACAAAAGAGGCCTAGTCTGATATATGATATAGGATAGCTGCCGCCATGGCTCCGAAGACCCGAAGCCGGAAGTCAGTCTAGATCGTCTTGCGTGCCTTGAGTAGCCCCTAGATTTCTGGACGCCTTTTATCTTAATTTTGAGGACAGGAGACGACGATGGGGAAGCCTAATTTCAGCGATGAGTTCAAGCGTAATGCGGTGGCCCAGATCACCGAACGTGGGTATCCGGTAGCGAAGTTTTCTGAACGGCTCGGCGTCAGTCAACATTCGCTGTACGCATGGAAGCGGCAACTGGCGAAGGTGGTGTCTGGCGATGCCAGCAAGGATGCCGAGATCCGCCAGTTGAAGCGCGAGCTGCCCGGGTGACCAAGGAGCGCGATATACTAAAAAAAAGCCACAGCGTATTTCGCCAGGGATGCAAAGTGAGATACGCATTTGTTGCCGAGCATCGTGACTGATCTGCCCCCACCGAGTGGACCGTTTGGTTTGTTAGTGGATTAAGCCCATCGCCGCCATATCCGGTCGGAGGTGGAGCGGAGCGGAACCGGAGGCCGGATATGGCGGTGTCGCCGTTTCCGGTGCCGGTGGTCGGTATCCCAGACTGCTATGCGGGCGGACGGTGTTGTAATGCCGCCGCCAAGCTTCGATCAGCACCTTGGCTTCGGCGAGGCTGTAGAAGATCTCGCCGTTGAGCAGTTCGTCGCGAAGCGACCCGTTGAAGCTTTCGTTATAGCCATTCTCCCATGGTGATCCCGGCGTGATGTAGAGCGTCTTCACGCCGATCTGCCCCAGCCATTGCTGGACGGCGGTCGCGATAAATTCGCTGCCATTATCGGACCGTATATGTGCCGGAGGGCCGCGCGAGATGAACAGGGCGGCTAAGGCCGCCAGAACATCCTCATGCCTGAGCCGACGCGCCACGACGAGCGCCAGGCACTCCCGGCTGGCCTCATCGATGATGGTCAGGATGCGGAACTTGCGGCCATCATGCGTGCGCCCTTCGACGAAGTCGTAGGCCCATACATGTCCCGGATATTCCGGCCGCAGGCGGATGCAGGATCCGTCATTGAGCCATAGACGCCCGCGCTTTGGCTGGCGCTGCGGGACTTTCAGTCCTTCACGCCGCCATATCCGCTCGACACGTTTATGGTTCACCGTCCACCCTGCATGGCACAGCAACGCCGTGACCCGGCGGTAGCCGTAACGACCATATTGCTTCGCCAATGCAATGATGTCCTCGGTCAGTGCCTGTTCGTCATCTGCCCCGCGCGGCATCTTGCGCTGCGTCGATCGATGCTGACCCAGCACCCGGCATATCCGTCGCTCGGATACCCGGACTGGCAGATCCCGTCGTACCTGATCGATGCAGCGCCGCCGCCGCGCGGGGCTCAGAAGTTTCCCCGTGCAGCCTCCTGCAGGATCAGCTTGTCCAGCGTCAGGTCCGAGATCGCCCGGCGCAGCCGCTGGTTCTCCTTCTCCAGATCCTTCATCCGCCGCGCCTGATCGGTCTTCAGGCCGCCATACTCCTTGCGCCACCGATAATAGGTCTGCTCGCTGACCGCGATCCGCCGGCATGCCTCGGCAGTCGAGGCTCCCTGCGCTAGCACAATCTCAACTTCACGCAGCTTGCCGATGATCTCTTCCGACTTGTGCTTCTTGCTCGGCATTCAATGCCTCTTTCATGGTCCAGACTATCATAGTCTCTGGGCCACTCAGCGGGGGACAGATCAGTCCCGCCAAGCACGAGCCGCGCCACGCCGATAGCCACGCCGAGAACTTCGTGCGCCGTGGAATGGTAGTGATGATAGTCGAACACGGTGTCGCACCACTGCGGCGGCCAGCCATTGCCCCTGAACAGCGCTTCGAACGCGGCGGCAACATCCGTCTGATCGGTAACAGCTTGGCGATAGAAGACGACCGGAAGATAAGGGTTGTTGGGCACCCAGCCATTTTCATCGAGCAGGAACTGGTTCGTTTCCATCAAGTGTCTTCCTTGGTTTTGCGGCGTCTGCGCACAGGCTTGTCGGCGAGCTCGATCCAGACCGGTGCGTGATCGCTGGTCTTCTCCCATCCGCGCGGCGCGCGATCGACCTCGCCTGCCACGAGGCGCCTGGCGGCGGGACCATTGAGCAGAAGATGATCGATGCGAAGACCGGCATCGCGCTCGAAGGCGCCGCGCCAGTATTTCCAGAAAGTATAGATCGTCTCATGGGGATGCAGATGGCGCAGGGCGTCAGTCCAGCCCTGGTCCAGCAGGCGGGCGTAGGCTTCGCGCACTTCCGGCGCGAAAAGCGCGTCGTCGAGCCAGCGCTCGGGCTTATACACGTCCTGGGCCGTGGGCATCACGTTGTAATCGCCGGCGATGACCACCGGTGCATCCAAAGCGACGAGACCAGCGAGATGCTCGTGCAAGCGCTCGAACCAGCGCAGCTTGTAGTCGAACTTGGGGCCGGGGCGCGGATTGCCATTGGGCAGGTACAGGCCGCCGATAAGGATGCCGTTCACGGCAGCCTCGATGTAGCGACTGTGGGTATCATCCGGATCGCCTGGCAGCCCTCGCCGGGTCTCATGGATTTCGCCGACGCGGCTGAGGATTGCTACGCCGTTCCAGCTTTTCTGGCCTTGCCAGATCGCATCATAGCCCAGGTCGCGAATAGCATGCTCTGGAAATTTCTCGTCCAGTGCCTTCAGTTCCTGAAGGCAGACAATCTCGGGCTCGGCCTCCTCCATCCAGCGCAGCAGCACCGGCAGACGGCCGTTGACGCCGTTGACGTTGTATGTCGCGATCTTCACAGGTCGGGCAGCTCCTGATCGGCGCGCCCCCAGCCTGCCAAGGCTTTAGACCCCGCTCGGTTGAGCAATTCTGCCGCATCACCGATGTGGAAATGCGCGGGCGTGTCGATCGTCTCCATCTCCTTCCAGGTGATGGGCACTGCCACCGGAGCGTCCGGCCTTGCCCGCACGCTGTATGGCATCACGGCGGTGGCGCCGCGCTGGTTGCGCAGGTAATCGACAAATATCCTGCCCTTGCGCTGGGCCTTCGGCAGAGCGGCTGTGAAATTTTCCGGGTCGGCCTGCGCCACGGCGCGCGCGAGGCGGTGTGCAAAGTCCTTCACTTCCGGCCACTGGGCGCGCGGCACCAGCGGCGCGATGACGTGCACCCCCTTTCCTCCCGTCACCATCGGAAAGGTTTCGAGGCCAATAGACTTGAGGATATCGCGAAAGTGAAAGGCGGCGCTGCGCACTGCCTCGAAGTCGAGCCCCTCATCCGGGTCGAGATCGAAGACGAGGCGGTCGGCCTTCTCCACGTCCTCGATCCTGGAACCCCATCCATGAAACTCGATGGTCCCCATCTGCACGCAGGTCATCAACCCGTCCGGCGTATCGAGGTACAGGTAAGGCTCCGTGTGGCCGTCTTTCTCGAGAATTCCGACCTGGCGCACGGCTTCGCCGAAGCTGCCGGCATCGTGCTTCTGGAAGAAGCACTTCTTGGCCCGGCCCTGCGGACAGCGGACCAGGCTGATCGGACGTGAGCCCAGCCAGGGCAGCATGACGGGCACGACGGCGGCGTAGTAGTCGGCCAGCTGTCCCTTGGTAATTCCGCTTTCCGGGAAGATCACCCGGTCCCGGTTGCTGATCGCAACGGCAGAAGCGGCAACGTCCGCGCTCGCGACCGGCGCTTCGGTCTCCAGAACCACGGCCTCAGCCTTCTTGTCCTCGCGTAGGCCAAGGTAGCTAGGATGGCGCAAGGTGCCTTCGTTGGTCATCTCGGTATAGGCGATCTCCGCAACGAGTTTCGGCGCCAGCCAGTGCGCGCCGCGGACCTCTGAGCGCGGCGCTTTCACCGTCGGTGCCTTTTGCTCGAGCGGCTTCATGATGCCCATCAGCCGCATGATCTCATCATTGCCGAAGCCGGTACCGACCTTGCCGGCATAACGCAGCACGCCCTCTTCGTGGACTGCGAGCATCAGCGAGCGAAAGGCACGGGATGTGTCCGACGGTGTCCAGCCGACGATAACGAACTCCTGGCGCTTGATGCACTTGGTCTTGAGCCAGCCTCCGGACCGCGACCCGATGTAGCGGCCGTCCGCTCGCTTGGAGATCACCCCCTCGAGTCCGGCATCGCAGAAGCTGCCCAGCAGCTTCTCGCCGCTGCCGACGATGTGCTCGGAATAGCGCAGGATGCCCCCGTCTTCTGGCAGGATCGCTCTCAGCCGATCCTTGCGTTCGGTAAGCGGACGCTGGGTGAGATCTTCTCCATCGAGTTCGAGCAGATCGAAGGCCATAAAATCGATCGTGCCCGATGCCCCCTTGAGCGCACCTTGCAGCGCCTGGAAGTTTGACCGTCCGTCCGCATCGAAGACCACGGCCTCGCCGTCGATCAGCGCGGATTTGACACCCAGGCTTGCGGCGGCGTCGACGATGCGGCTGAAGCGATCGGACCAGTCGAGACCCGAGCGCGTATAGGCGCGGGCACGCTCGATGCCGACGGCAAGCAGGACGCGGTATCCGTCGTACTTCATCTCGTGAAGCCAGTTCGTCCCCGCGGGCACCGAATCGACCAGCTTGGCGAGTTGCACCGGGCGGAACGCTGGAGGCGCAAGGCCAGGCCGCTTCTGTTTGCGAGGCGCAGAGCCAGCGGATTTACGCGCAGAGGTCGAACGGGCCATTACGGTATCCTCCTTCCTGAAGAGAATGATCCGCAGGGCAAACACGTTCCACCGCTGATCAGAGTCGCTTTGGCGCAGACAAAGAGCGGTGCCCTGTGCGTGCGCGAAACTATCGAGCCGACTTTTTGGTTGTAACCTTATCAGATCAAGGAGAAGTGACATGGCCGACAACAAGGAGCTTCGCGGGCCGCAGGATTCCTCGCGCATCGCCATCGGCGAGGATTATGAGGTTGAGTACTGGTCCAAGAAATTCAACGTCAGTGGCAACGAGCTCGCAGCTGCCGTCAAGGCGGTGGGCGACAGCGCTGATGCAGTAGAGCGTCATCTGAAGAACAAGTGACCGCCGCGGTCGCGGGCAATTGCGGCCCATTCCCGGAAAACGCCGGGCTGGGCCTCGCCAAGCCCTGTTGATAAACCTGTGGCCTCGCTGGTCATAAGCTGCGGATGATTTCTGGCATATCGGTGCCGTGCCTGACCTGCGCATCAGCTTGAGCGCAGATTGGGCGCGTTGTCGGCGACGGTGTTCCTGTAACAGCTAGGACAATCGCACCCCTGGCCGTCGGACAGATCCAAGCGATGGCGATCGCGGCGGGCCCGAATTGGGGAGAGCCGGATACCGCCTCTCCAGTCAGCGTGCTTTTGATCCAACAAGGTGCCGGAGAAAGGCGCGGCCAGCCCCTGTGCTCAGCTGAACACCGGCAAACCTGTCTGATCTTGCGGACGGCTCTTTGCCGGCACCGACTAACCAGGCAGCCGCTGGTGCTTAAAGCCGGGTATATTAGAAACAGCACCGCATCAATCGGCCGGTGCCTGGTGAGCATCAATTGAGCCTGGGTCAACGCCGGGGCGCTTTAGGCTCTCACCCCCTATCCAGACCACGCCGATCGCGACGAGGAAAATGAGGACGAGGGCAATGGCTATGTATGGCAACTTCTTAGGTGGGCCACCATCGCGCGGGGTCGGGCCGTGCTCGTGAATGCGGTTCTGGCCGTCGGTGTCCAAAATTCGTCCCCTTGAAAGAGATCAGTGCGCGGGGGAATTAGGGTCGGCCGCGATCGTCTTCGGTCTTGAACTTCGGATCGCGCCGAGTTCCCGCCTGCTCTGCGTCGGTGCTGTCGAGAGGATGTTCCTTGGCCGCCTCGCCGCCCGGCTGATCCGTCGGAGCGGCTCCCACGCCGCGCGTGCCGCCGGTAACCAATCCGGGATTCAGCCTCTCTTCCTCCTTGTCGTAGCGATGGGCTTTGTCCTCATGGGTGCGGTTAGTGGGTTCGGTCATAGCTGTTTGCCTTTCGATGGTAGGCTTACTCAACCACATAACCGGACCGTCGTTCCGCGTTCCTTGATTGACGAAACCGACATGCTCCTCGTCATGCTCGCATGTGCAGCCTGGCTGGCTGCGGCGTGGTCCCCATGATCTCAGTATATCGCGCTTCAGCGACACCGTAAAATCGGCCGCAGTATGCTTCCAGCCCAGGCCTGTCCCTGATCGTGATCATGCCTCGCTGCGCACGGATAAAGGCACTGGCCTCCAAATTGTGGACTGCATGGGTGATGCTGGCGCGCCGCACGCCGAGCATGAGCGACATGCTTTCATGGGTGAGTGCAAGATCATCGGTGTCGGTTCGGTCACGGTACATCAGCAACTTGCGAGCCAAGCGTTGCTGGACACTGGCACGAAC
Proteins encoded in this window:
- the ligD gene encoding DNA ligase D, giving the protein MARSTSARKSAGSAPRKQKRPGLAPPAFRPVQLAKLVDSVPAGTNWLHEMKYDGYRVLLAVGIERARAYTRSGLDWSDRFSRIVDAAASLGVKSALIDGEAVVFDADGRSNFQALQGALKGASGTIDFMAFDLLELDGEDLTQRPLTERKDRLRAILPEDGGILRYSEHIVGSGEKLLGSFCDAGLEGVISKRADGRYIGSRSGGWLKTKCIKRQEFVIVGWTPSDTSRAFRSLMLAVHEEGVLRYAGKVGTGFGNDEIMRLMGIMKPLEQKAPTVKAPRSEVRGAHWLAPKLVAEIAYTEMTNEGTLRHPSYLGLREDKKAEAVVLETEAPVASADVAASAVAISNRDRVIFPESGITKGQLADYYAAVVPVMLPWLGSRPISLVRCPQGRAKKCFFQKHDAGSFGEAVRQVGILEKDGHTEPYLYLDTPDGLMTCVQMGTIEFHGWGSRIEDVEKADRLVFDLDPDEGLDFEAVRSAAFHFRDILKSIGLETFPMVTGGKGVHVIAPLVPRAQWPEVKDFAHRLARAVAQADPENFTAALPKAQRKGRIFVDYLRNQRGATAVMPYSVRARPDAPVAVPITWKEMETIDTPAHFHIGDAAELLNRAGSKALAGWGRADQELPDL
- the xth gene encoding exodeoxyribonuclease III, whose product is MKIATYNVNGVNGRLPVLLRWMEEAEPEIVCLQELKALDEKFPEHAIRDLGYDAIWQGQKSWNGVAILSRVGEIHETRRGLPGDPDDTHSRYIEAAVNGILIGGLYLPNGNPRPGPKFDYKLRWFERLHEHLAGLVALDAPVVIAGDYNVMPTAQDVYKPERWLDDALFAPEVREAYARLLDQGWTDALRHLHPHETIYTFWKYWRGAFERDAGLRIDHLLLNGPAARRLVAGEVDRAPRGWEKTSDHAPVWIELADKPVRRRRKTKEDT
- a CDS encoding DUF3606 domain-containing protein, which translates into the protein MADNKELRGPQDSSRIAIGEDYEVEYWSKKFNVSGNELAAAVKAVGDSADAVERHLKNK
- a CDS encoding IS3 family transposase (programmed frameshift) — protein: MPSKKHKSEEIIGKLREVEIVLAQGASTAEACRRIAVSEQTYYRWRKEYGGLKTDQARRMKDLEKENQRLRRAISDLTLDKLILQEAAPGKLLSPARRRRCIDQVRRDLPVRVSERRICRVLGQHRSTQRKMPRGADDEQALTEDIIALAKQYGRYGYRRVTALLCHAGWTVNHKRVERIWRREGLKVPQRQPKRGRLWLNDGSCIRLRPEYPGHVWAYDFVEGRTHDGRKFRILTIIDEASRECLALVVARRLRHEDVLAALAALFISRGPPAHIRSDNGSEFIATAVQQWLGQIGVKTLYITPGSPWENGYNESFNGSLRDELLNGEIFYSLAEAKVLIEAWRRHYNTVRPHSSLGYRPPAPETATPPYPASGSAPLHLRPDMAAMGLIH
- a CDS encoding TonB-dependent receptor; amino-acid sequence: MTKYLNVAVAATLGSVLVSGFGANAVAAEDAAESASGAGSGGGAEIVVTSLKRAVRLQDAPASITSISDDTLRSANIDSANDLVRAVPSLTITDAGPGQRRITLRGIRSAGDAQVGIYYDETPVAGPPGTTSDPGGSQSDFKLFDLERIEVLRGPQGTLYGAGAVGGTIRLVTRKPDSEFGGHIDVGATTTEGGGEGYQLNAALNVPIVKDLLAVRSVYFRRQSDGWVYNPGLGLKGINSERSDGGRILVRFTPAPWLTIDGGAHFLYTEGGASTWSPSAGKYNAVNASQVPYEDKQRLYSLSAHADLGFAELVATSSYQDRDTLVTRDPTPLFNSFRTASGCATHFTGAVCATPAGFAAYNRYVDGLTPVIYYQPQSVTDWTNELRLQSTGNSWLQWTVGGFYEDRDAKVLSEARRTNASDGSQVEGAAPLLQRRVVDHLKQKAVFGEIAITPVEGLTLTGGGRYYSYDKIVGGDTTIGLDILRTRVTPFATYKTKNNGWLYKGNVSWKLASNVLVYGQVATGYRPGGVNQVLGLAQALAYSPDKLTTYEGGIKTSFGGDALILNLSGYITDWSDMQVSINSGSFLYLGNAGAARIKGIEAEATLNPTRGLTVNVNAAFTDAKLTEDQVPDGVTPLASTARRGDKIPFIAPHTISFAGQYEWALGSGGWNGLVRADLAYVGGSRADFRPTSTSYRKVGDYALANARIGARGERYGVFFYVSNLFDKAGRTSAGNTLGGLTETVTTIQPRTYGINLTSSF